From the genome of Agrobacterium tumefaciens:
CGCCATGACTGACTTCATTTTCATGGTCCGTGATACGTCCTACATGTTCGTGACGGGACCGGACGTAGTAAAGACTGTGACCAATGAGATTGTTACGGCTGAAGAGCTTGGCGGTGCATCGACCCACACAAAGAAATCTTCGGTTGCTGATGGTGCTTATGAAAATGATATCGAGGCGCTGGAAGCTGTGCGCGCTCTTTTCGATTTCCTGCCGCTGAACAATCGCGACAAGCCGCCGATCCGTCCGTTTTACGACGATCCGGCCCGGCTTGAAGAGCGCCTCGATACACTGATCCCGGATAGTTCCAACAAGCCCTACGACATGAAGGAGTTGATCCACGCGCTGGCCGATGAGGGCGATTTCTTCGAGCTTCAGGAAGCTTTCGCCAAGAACATCATCACCGGTTTCATCCGTCTCGAAGGCCAGACGGTTGGTGTTGTCGCCAACCAGCCGATGGTGCTTGCCGGTTGCCTGGACATTGACAGTTCCCGCAAGGCAGCACGCTTTGTCCGTTTTTGCGATGCCTTCAACATTCCGCTGCTGACATTGGTCGATGTGCCCGGCTTCCTGCCGGGAACGGCGCAGGAATATGGCGGCGTGATCAAACACGGCGCTAAGTTGCTCTTTGCTTATTCGGAAGCGACCGTACCAATGGTCACGCTGATTACCCGCAAGGCTTACGGTGGAGCCTATGATGTCATGGCGTCGAAACATATTGGTGCCGATGTGAACTACGCATGGCCGACAGCAGAAATCGCGGTCATGGGCGCAAAGGGGGCTGCTGAAATCCTCTACCGCTCAGAGCTTGCCGATCCGGACAAGATTGCTGCCCGCACCAAAGAATATGAAGAGCGCTTTGCAAATCCCTTTGTTGCGGCAGAACGTGGCTTCATTGACGAAGTCATCATGCCGCATTCATCGCGCCGTCGCATCGCGCGCGCCTTCGCTGCCTTGCGCAACAAGCAGGTCGAAACGCGGTGGAAGAAACACGACACGATACCGCTATGAAGGAGGCGACCTTTAAAAACGCTTCGGCAACCTTACTATAGTGATGTTGAGGCGTCCGGTTTGATCCGGCGCAGTCTTTCAAAAGCACAAGGACAGATTTCATGGCCGAGAATTCCCCCGCAGATAATTTCCCCGCCGGTTACGTGGTGCCGAAGGTCTGGACCTGGGACAAGGGCAATGGTGGTGCGTTTGCCAGTATCAACCGGCCGATCGCCGGTCCGACGCAGGAGAAGGAATTGCCTGTCGGCAAGCACCCCTTGCAGCTTTATTCGCTGGCAACACCGAACGGCCAGAAGGTCGGGATCATGCTGGAGGAAGTGTTGGCTGCAGGTCACAAGGGTGCAGAATACGATGCATGGCTTATCAAGATCGGCGACGGCGATCAGTTCGGCTCCGGTTTTGTCAGCGTCAATCCGAACTCAAAGATCCCTGCATTGATGGATCACTCCACGCCGGAACCAACAAGGGTGTTCGAGAGTGGCTCCATTCTGGTCTACCTCGCAGAAAAATTCGACGCGTTCCTGCCTAAGGAACACAAAGCCCGTACAGAAGCTTTGAACTGGCTGTTCTGGCAAATGGGCTCTGCACCATTCCTTGGTGGCGGTTTTGGTCACTTTTATGCCTATGCGCCGATCAAGATTAAATACGCCATCGACCGTTACGCGATGGAAGTGAAGCGCCAGCTCGACGTGCTGGACCGGCATCTGGCTGAAAACCGCTATCTGGCAGGGAGCGACTATTCTATCGCCGACATGGCTGTCTGGCCCTGGTATGGCAAGATTGCACTCGGTCAGGCCTATGGCGACGCAGGTGCATTCCTTGAAGCGGACGGCTACAAGAACGTCATGCGCTGGACGCTGGAGATTGGCGAACGCCCTGCGGTAAAGCGCGGGTCCATGGTCAACAAGACCTCGGGCGATCCGTCAGAGCAACTGCATGAACGCCACGATGCCTCTGACTTCGATACGAAGACGCAGGACAAGATCGGCAAGGCATGATCAAAGCGCCTCTCGCAAACGTGCGATGGGTTAGGCGAGAACGGCGCGCAACGAAATAAAGCTGAAAGCATGTCGCGAATCTGAAAGACCGCGACATGCTCTAGAAGACGAAAAAGGGAAAGACCATGGCGAACCTGCCTGAAATGACCAAGCATAGGGGATTTCCGTCCGGCATGCCGAGCACGGGCGTCCAGTTCACGATACGTCGCGCCAATCCAAAAGGGGTGACGCCTATCAAGATGATTCCGAGAAGGGCACGCAACGATACCAAGGAACACCGCATCGACGCTGCCTTCCTGCACTCGCTCTGGCATCATTTCGGTGCCGAACCATTCGAGCGCGGTAATCTCGATGCCGCCCGCCTCAACCTGCTGTTTGGCCGTGAGGTCGTGGCTGCAGACAAGAACTTCGATCCGCTTTCATACCAGGCAATGCTGAGGATCGACGAACGTGTTGCGCGGCAGAATTTCCCGGAGTCTTTCGAGAACTTTTTCGAGATTTGATGTAGTTGTCCGCCAGCAAGGGCCACGGTTCGATGTCGACAAACACCAAGTTCTTGAGTTTGGGCAGCGACATGGAAAAACGGTAATTCTGGTGGTCGATTATGACCGCATGCATGCCGATGGTTACAGTTTTTATCATGCCGACAATGGTGTCTGGCTTGCCGATGCGGTTCCTGTCGCGAATTTCGCATTGACTGAAAATGACGTCGCGGGAGGCGACGGCAAATGATCAAGAAAATTCTCATTGCCAATAGAGGCGAAATCGCCTGTCGGGTTATCAAAACGGCGAAGAAACTGGGGATCGCCACAGTTGCGGTTTATTCCGATGCCGATGCCAATGCGCTGCATGTGAAAATGGCGGATGAGGCGGTCCATATCGGACCGGCGCCCTCTTCTCAGTCATATATCGTCATTGAGAAAATTCTCGATGCGATCAAGAAAACCGGCGCAGATGCCGTGCATCCAGGCTACGGGTTCTTGTCGGAAAATGCTGCATTCGCTGAGGCTCTGGAAAAGGCGGGTGTGACCTTTATCGGTCCACCGGTCGGTGCCATCAAGGCAATGGGTGACAAGATCACCTCCAAGAAGCTGGCGGCTGAAGCGGGTGTTTCGACCGTACCCGGCCATATGGATTTGATCGCGGATGCCGATGAGGCAGTGAGAATTGCTACAGAGATCGGTTATCCCGTCATGATCAAGGCATCCGCTGGTGGTGGCGGCAAGGGCATGCGCATCGCCTGGAATGATACGGAAGCACGCGAGGGGTTCCAGTCTTCGAAAAACGAGGCGAAGGCCTCCTTTGGTGATGATCGAATCTTCATTGAAAAGTTCGTGACCGAACCGCGCCACATCGAAATTCAGGTCTTGGGGGACAAGCACGGGACAGTGCTCTATCTTGGCGAGCGCGAGTGCTCCATCCAGCGTCGAAATCAGAAAGTCATCGAAGAGGCACCGTCTCCGTTTCTGGATGAGACGACACGCCGCGCGATGGGTGAGCAGGCTGTGGCGCTGGCCAAAGCTGTGGGCTATCACTCTGCCGGGACTGTCGAATTCATCGTCGATGGCAAGGCGAACAAGTTCTATTTTCTTGAAATGAACACCCGTCTCCAGGTGGAGCATCCCGTTACCGAGCTTGTGACGGGCATCGATCTGGTCGAACAGATGATCCGTGTCGCATCCGGAGAAAAACTGACCTTCCGTCAGGAAGAGGTGAGATTAAACGGCTGGGCGGTCGAAAGCCGTCTTTATGCGGAAGATCCCTATCGTAATTTTCTGCCATCGATCGGCAGGCTGACCCGATACCGTCCACCGCAGGAGGGATCTCGGGACAACGGTACTGTTGTCCGCAACGACACCGGTGTTTTCGAGGGCGGTGAAATCTCGATGTATTATGATCCGATGATAGCGAAGCTCTGCACTTGGGCGCCGGATCGTCTAACTGCCATTGATGCAATGGCGGATGCATTGGATCGGTTTGAGGTCGAAGGCATCGGTCATAACCTGCCGTTTCTTTCTGCAGTCATGCAGCACGAGCGTTTCCGCGACGGCCGTCTGACGACCGGCTTCATCGCCGAGGAGTTTCCGGATGGTTTCACCGGGGTTGATCCCGACGAAACGATGAGGCGAAAATTGTCGGCGGTAGCAGCTGTTATCCATCAGCGTCTCCAGGCCCGAGCAGTCGAGATTTCCGGGACCATTGGCAACCACCGCCGTATCGTTGGCAATGACTGGATCGTGTCGTCTGGTGTATCGTCAAACCACCGGGTACGAGTTGAGGCAAACGCCGATGGAGGCGTTGCCCGCTTCAAGGACAATGAGGCGCTGGCAGTCTCTACCAGTTGGTTGCCGGGGCTGACACTCGGCCTGTTTAAAGTTGATGGTGAGGTTCTTTCCATTAAGGTTGATCTTACTGTTTCAGCCATTCGCCTTCGGCTGCAGGGTGTTGATGGGCTTTTCCGGGTCCGTAGCCCTCGCGTTGCAGAACTCGCGCAACTGATGCCGGAAAAGCTGCCGCCGGATACATCGAAATTGCTCTTGTGCCCCATGCCCGGGGTCATCACAGGCATCTCTGTTCAGGAGGGAGAAGATGTCGAAGCCGGTCAGGCACTCGCGACCGTCGAGGCGATGAAGATGGAGAATATCCTTCGTGCTGAAAAGCGCGGACGGGTTTCAAAAGTTGCCGCCAAACCGGGTGACAGTCTCGCTGTGGACGAAATCATCCTGGAATTCGAATAGTTGGGAACGGATTTAAGGCGCGGGCGGTTGTCACGGCGTCAACAGGGTCACGGCCGCACTTGTGGCAGGCCGTGAAAAACGCAGAGACGGCAGAAGGGATGAGGTGCATGTCCGACGAAAAGAAGCGCAACGACTGGCAGCTTCTTGCCGAAAAGGAACTGAAGCGTTCGCCCGATGATATTGTCTGGCATACGCCGGAGGGTATCGACATCAAGCCGGTTTACACGGCCAGTGACATTGCTGACGTAGCCCATCTCGATAGTCTTCCCGGGTTTTCTCCTTTTGTGCGCGGTCCTCGTGCCACCATGTATGCCGGTCGTCCCTGGACAATTCGCCAATATGCCGGTTTTTCGACGGCAGAGGCGTCCAACGCCTTTTACCGCAAGGCATTGGCTGCCGGACAGCAAGGCGTTTCGGTGGCTTTCGACCTTGCAACACATCGCGGTTACGATAGCGACCATCCGCGTGTTGAGGGCGACGTCGGCAAGGCCGGAGTGGCGATCGACAGTGTCGAGGATATGAAGATCCTGTTCGACGGCATTCCGCTCGAGAAGGTTTCAGTGTCGATGACCATGAATGGCGCCGTCATTCCGGTTCTGGCGAATTTCATAGTTGCGGGAGAGGAGCAGGGTGTTTCGCGTGCCGAGCTTTCGGGCACCATACAGAACGACATTCTCAAGGAGTTCATGGTCCGCAATACCTACATCTATCCGCCCGAGCCGTCGATGCGTATCATTGCCGATATCATCGAATACACGGCGAAGGAGATGCCGAAGTTCAACTCGATTTCCATTTCCGGCTACCACATGCAGGAAGCCGGAGCGACGCTGGTTCAGGAACTGGCTTTCACGCTGGCAGATGGTCGTGAGTATGTCCGTGCCGCACTCGCCAAGGGCTTGAATGTCGATGATTTCGCCGGCCGCCTGTCATTCTTTTTCGCCATCGGCATGAATTTCTTCATGGAGGCGGCGAAGTTGCGTGCTGCACGTCTGCTCTGGTCGCGCATCATGGAAGAGTTCAAACCCCAAAAGCCATCGTCGCTCATGCTCCGCACCCATTGCCAAACATCGGGCGTATCACTTCAGGAGCAGGACCCTTACAACAATATCGTGCGTACTGCTTTCGAAGCGATGTCCGCGGTTCTCGGTGGTACGCAGTCGTTGCATACGAATTCCTTTGACGAGGCGATTGCCCTGCCGACGGAGTTTTCGGCACGTATTGCCCGCAACACCCAGCTTATCCTTCAGCACGAGACCGGTGTGACCAAGGTTGTCGATCCCCTGGCTGGTTCCTACTATGTCGAGAGCCTGACGACAGAACTGGCAGAAAAGGCGTGGGCACTGATCGATGAGGTCGAAGCCCTTGGTGGTATGACCAAGGCTGTGGCCGAAGGCTTGCCCAAGCGACTGATCGAAGAAGCTGCGACCCGCCGTCAGGCAGCCGTAGACAAGGGCGAGGAGGTCATTGTCGGGGTCAACCGTTACAGACTTGAAACGGAAGACGAAATCGAGGTTCTCGATATCGACAACGCGGCTGTGCGGGCGGCGCAAGTTCGCCGGATTGCGGATACGAGGCGGCGTCGAAACGCCAAGGAAGCAGAATCTGCCTTGGCAGCTTTGTCCGAGGTGGCGCGCAGCGGAACGGGCAATATTCTCGAGGCTGCCGTGGTGGCTGCCCGGGCCCGCGCGACGGTCGGCGAGATATCTGATGCACTTCGCTCGGCCTACGGGGACCATGCGGCAGTTCCAGAAGTGGTCAGCGATATCTATGGTGAAGCCTATAAGAACGAGCCGGAGCTTGCTACACTCGCTGCCCGCCTTTCGGGCGTGGCGGAAAAGGTTGGCACCAAACCGCGCATCATGGTCGCCAAGCTTGGGCAGGACGGACATGATCGCGGTGCTAAGGTCATCGCTTCGGCCTTCGGTGATATCGGTTTCGATGTGATT
Proteins encoded in this window:
- a CDS encoding acyl-CoA carboxylase subunit beta, giving the protein MSGIIDQLEARRAEARMGGGQKRIDAQHAKGKLTARERVEVLLDEGSFEEYDMYVTHRAVDFGMADQKIAGDGVVTGWGTINGRQVYVFSQDFTVLGGSLSETHAQKICKIMDMAVRNGAPVIGLNDSGGARIQEGVASLGGYADVFKRNVVASGVVPQISVIMGPCAGGAVYSPAMTDFIFMVRDTSYMFVTGPDVVKTVTNEIVTAEELGGASTHTKKSSVADGAYENDIEALEAVRALFDFLPLNNRDKPPIRPFYDDPARLEERLDTLIPDSSNKPYDMKELIHALADEGDFFELQEAFAKNIITGFIRLEGQTVGVVANQPMVLAGCLDIDSSRKAARFVRFCDAFNIPLLTLVDVPGFLPGTAQEYGGVIKHGAKLLFAYSEATVPMVTLITRKAYGGAYDVMASKHIGADVNYAWPTAEIAVMGAKGAAEILYRSELADPDKIAARTKEYEERFANPFVAAERGFIDEVIMPHSSRRRIARAFAALRNKQVETRWKKHDTIPL
- the yghU gene encoding glutathione-dependent disulfide-bond oxidoreductase — its product is MAENSPADNFPAGYVVPKVWTWDKGNGGAFASINRPIAGPTQEKELPVGKHPLQLYSLATPNGQKVGIMLEEVLAAGHKGAEYDAWLIKIGDGDQFGSGFVSVNPNSKIPALMDHSTPEPTRVFESGSILVYLAEKFDAFLPKEHKARTEALNWLFWQMGSAPFLGGGFGHFYAYAPIKIKYAIDRYAMEVKRQLDVLDRHLAENRYLAGSDYSIADMAVWPWYGKIALGQAYGDAGAFLEADGYKNVMRWTLEIGERPAVKRGSMVNKTSGDPSEQLHERHDASDFDTKTQDKIGKA
- a CDS encoding acetyl/propionyl/methylcrotonyl-CoA carboxylase subunit alpha codes for the protein MIKKILIANRGEIACRVIKTAKKLGIATVAVYSDADANALHVKMADEAVHIGPAPSSQSYIVIEKILDAIKKTGADAVHPGYGFLSENAAFAEALEKAGVTFIGPPVGAIKAMGDKITSKKLAAEAGVSTVPGHMDLIADADEAVRIATEIGYPVMIKASAGGGGKGMRIAWNDTEAREGFQSSKNEAKASFGDDRIFIEKFVTEPRHIEIQVLGDKHGTVLYLGERECSIQRRNQKVIEEAPSPFLDETTRRAMGEQAVALAKAVGYHSAGTVEFIVDGKANKFYFLEMNTRLQVEHPVTELVTGIDLVEQMIRVASGEKLTFRQEEVRLNGWAVESRLYAEDPYRNFLPSIGRLTRYRPPQEGSRDNGTVVRNDTGVFEGGEISMYYDPMIAKLCTWAPDRLTAIDAMADALDRFEVEGIGHNLPFLSAVMQHERFRDGRLTTGFIAEEFPDGFTGVDPDETMRRKLSAVAAVIHQRLQARAVEISGTIGNHRRIVGNDWIVSSGVSSNHRVRVEANADGGVARFKDNEALAVSTSWLPGLTLGLFKVDGEVLSIKVDLTVSAIRLRLQGVDGLFRVRSPRVAELAQLMPEKLPPDTSKLLLCPMPGVITGISVQEGEDVEAGQALATVEAMKMENILRAEKRGRVSKVAAKPGDSLAVDEIILEFE
- the scpA gene encoding methylmalonyl-CoA mutase; translated protein: MSDEKKRNDWQLLAEKELKRSPDDIVWHTPEGIDIKPVYTASDIADVAHLDSLPGFSPFVRGPRATMYAGRPWTIRQYAGFSTAEASNAFYRKALAAGQQGVSVAFDLATHRGYDSDHPRVEGDVGKAGVAIDSVEDMKILFDGIPLEKVSVSMTMNGAVIPVLANFIVAGEEQGVSRAELSGTIQNDILKEFMVRNTYIYPPEPSMRIIADIIEYTAKEMPKFNSISISGYHMQEAGATLVQELAFTLADGREYVRAALAKGLNVDDFAGRLSFFFAIGMNFFMEAAKLRAARLLWSRIMEEFKPQKPSSLMLRTHCQTSGVSLQEQDPYNNIVRTAFEAMSAVLGGTQSLHTNSFDEAIALPTEFSARIARNTQLILQHETGVTKVVDPLAGSYYVESLTTELAEKAWALIDEVEALGGMTKAVAEGLPKRLIEEAATRRQAAVDKGEEVIVGVNRYRLETEDEIEVLDIDNAAVRAAQVRRIADTRRRRNAKEAESALAALSEVARSGTGNILEAAVVAARARATVGEISDALRSAYGDHAAVPEVVSDIYGEAYKNEPELATLAARLSGVAEKVGTKPRIMVAKLGQDGHDRGAKVIASAFGDIGFDVIAGPLFQTPDEAADLAVKNRVHVVGMSSLAAGHKTLAPQLVEALKAKGAQDIIVVAGGVIPRQDYQFLLDHGVSAIFGPGTNVMDAANKVLDLLEGIRRNA